The genomic region GTCGAGTGCGAGCCCGCACCGCCGAGTTCCTCCTTGGACACCTGCTCGCCGGTTACCGTCTCGATGACGTCCGGCCCGGTGATGAACATGTGGCTGGTGTCCTGCACCATGAACGTGAAGTCGGTCAGCGCCGGGCTGTAGGTGGCCCCGCCCGCACACGGCCCCATAATCGCGGATATCTGTGGGATGAGCCCGCTCGCCTTGGTGTTGCGCTCGAAAATCTTGGCGAATCCCACCAGCGAGTCGACGCCCTCCTGGATGCGCGCGCCGCCGGAGTCGTTGAGTCCGATGACGGGCACACCGTTCTCGATGGCCCGGTCCATCACCTTACAGATTTTGTCGGCGACGACTTCGCCGACCGACCCGCCGAGTACGGTGAAGTCGTGGGCGAACAGGAACACTTTCCGACCGTCAATCTCACCGTAGCCGGTGACAACGGCGTCGCCGGCGAAACGCTTCTCTTCCATCCCGAAGTTCGTCGATCGGTGTTCCACGAACGGGTCGACCTCGTTGAACGTCCCATCGTCGACGAGAAAGTCGATGCGCTCGCGGGCGGTCATCTTGCCCTTCTCGTGTTGTGCTTCGATACGGGCCTCGCCGCCTCCGAGTTCAGCTTCGGCTCGTTTCTGTCGCAACTCTTCGACTGCGTCGTCAGGTGCCCCAGTCTCGTCTTCTGGTTCTTCCTGTTGACTCATCCTACCACTCCATCCCGCCGTTGACACCAAGTACCTGTCCTGTCATGTAGCTCGATTCCTCGCTGGCAACGAACCTCACGATGCCGGCGATGTCTTCGACGCGTGCGAACCGGTCGAGCGGAATCTCCCGCAGAATCTTCTCCTGAACGCGTTCGGGCACCTCCTCCAGCATATCGGTCTTGACGAAGCCCGGCGCGACGCAGTTCGCGGTTGACCCCGTGTGTGCTAATTCAAGTGCGAGCGTCCGTGTAAATCCGAACAACCCCGATTTCGTCGTCGCGTAGTTAGCCTGCCCGATGTTCCCCTGCTGACCGACAACGCTTGAGATATTTATCAGTCGGCCGTGTTCGGCGTCGCGGATGTCGTCGTAGAAGGCTTTCGTCCCGTTGAACACGCCGCCAAGGTTGACATCGATCACCGTCTCCCAGTCGTCGCGGCTCATGTTTTCGAACTTTTTGTCGATAGTGATCCCAGCGTTGTTGACGAGCACGTCTGCGGAACCGAACTCGTCGGCCACCTTCTCACGCATCGCCCGGACCTCATCGAGTTTCGCCACGTCGGCCTGGGCCGCGATAGCGGTGCCGCCGCTGTCGCGGATGTCCTCGACGACGGCACGGGCTTCCGCGTCCGAGGACCGGTAATTAACGACGACGTTAGCCCCGTGAGCACCGAGGTCTTTGGCGATTCCGCGGCCGATACCGCGTGAGGACCCAGTGACGACACAGGTTTGATTATCCAGGTTCATTTGTGGTTGATGGGAGCCCTGTTGCTTCGTACGCTCATCACCTAATCTGGCAAAGCACAGCCAAATAATAGTTCGCCTTATACAACATTAAACGACAGATTTAGAATTTAATGACCTCGGTGTTACACGAAAAGTGATGGGCAGAAAACAGACTCACGAAGGTAGCAAAGAAGAACGCCAAATATTTTAGGGTTGCCTAAAGAGATACGGGCAGCACATGACAGCCGACATCTGCGTAATGGTGCCGACGATTCGAAACCACGAATGCATGCGGTCGTACTTCCAGAACGCCCGGGACCATGGGTTCGATCTGGACCGACTGTTCGTCGTCCTCATCACCGAGGACTTCTGTGACACCGACGCGATGGAACAGATGCTCGACGAAGAGGGCGTCGACGGAGCCGTCTACGACGGAACCGCCCGCGAGGCGTGGTTCGAGACCCACGGCGCGGGCGAATACTCGCATCTAATCCCCGAAGCAAGCCACGCACAGACCTCGTTTGGCCTCCTGTACATGTGGGCCAACGACTACGAGTACGGCGTGTTCATCGACGACGACACGCTCCCACACGAGGACGCCGACTTCTTCGGGACGCACATGGAGAACCTCGCCTACGAAGGCGAGATCGAGACGGTCAGCTCCGACGAGCAGTGGGTCAACGTCCTCTACCAGAACGAAGACGAACACGGCCTCTACCCGCGTGGCTACCCCTACGCCGCGATGGACGAAGCGGTCGAGACCGAGACCACCGAGGTTGACGATGTGGTCGCCTCGCAGGGCCTCTGGACGAACGTGCCCGACCTCGACGCTGTTCGTATCCTGATGGACGGCGACCTGCAGGGACAGGCGCAGACCCGCACGACTGCTGCGGACTTCGGTGAGGACTTCGTCGCCGCCGAGGGGCAGTACCTCACCGTCTGCTCGATGAACCTCGCCTTCCGCCGCGAGGTCATCCCGGCGTTCTACCAGCTCCCGATGGACGACAACGAGTGGGACGTCGGCCGCTTCGACGACATCTGGTCCGGCGTCTTCCTCAAGCGCGCCTGCGACGTGCTGGGCAAGCAGATCTACAACGGCGACCCGCTGTGTGAGCACAACAAAGCGCCTCGCTCGACGTTTTCGGACCTCACAAACGAGGTCCACGGACTCGAACTCAACGAGCACGTCTGGGAAATCGTCGACGAGGCCGGTGCGGACGCAGACTCCTATGCCGAAGTGTTCGACGCGATCGGCACGGCGATGGCCGACGGCGATTTCAGCGACTGGGAAAACGGTGCCTTCCTTAACTACTGCGGCGAATTCATGCTCGACTGGCTGGAATGCCTCGACGAACTGGACGACGCCGCGACGGAACAGGTCCCCGCAACCGCCGACGACTAGAAAGGCATAAGTTGTTTAGGCAACCCTAAATCAAATAATGAGTGATTCTAACGATATGACGGGACGTAACTCGACGCAGTCACGACGACGCTTCCTCGCCCTCAGTGGCACCACCGCGACAGCAGCGATTGCCGGCTGTTCCGGTATTCTCGGTGGAGGCGACGGCGGCGATGGCGGAAGCGACGGTGGAACCGGTTCCGGGACCGGACAGCTTTCCCTCTCGGACTTCCGTGGCTCCGGCCCGCTGGTGGCACAGCGAGACGCCCCTGGCGGGACATCAATCGAGGAGCTGCCGGACCTCAGCGGCGAACTGACGCTGTACCTCGGTGGTGGCGAGGGTGGCCTCTACCTCGACCTCATCGAACTGTTCGAACAGCTGTATCCTGATTTCTCCGCGAACCACCGGCTCGAAGCATCCAGTGACCTCGCGAACACCATCATCGAGGAGAACGAGGCGGGCGCGAGCCCCGCCGACGTGTTCATGTCAATCGACGCCGGCTCACTCGGTGCCGTGGCAAACGCCGGGGCGACCGCGAGTCTCCCCGAAGAGGCGCTGTCGACGGTCCCCGACGCCTATCAGGACAGCGAGGGCCGCTGGGTGGGCATCGCCGGCCGCGCCCGAGCGATTCCGTACAACACGAACCAGATCTCCGAATCCGACATCCCGTCGACGGTTCAGGAGTTCCCCGAGGCGGCCGCCCTCGAAAACAGCATGGGCTGGGCGCCGAGCTACGGCGCGTTCCAGTCGTTCGTCACCGCGATGCGACTCATCCGCGGCGACGACGAGACGCGGGCGTGGCTCCAGGCGATGCAGGACCACGGCATCAGCACCTATGCTGACGAGTTCCGCGTCTCCAACGCCTGCGCCGACGGTGAACTGACCGCCGGCTTCGCCAACCACTACTACACGCTCCGGGTCCAGTCCGCCCGCGAGAGCGCGCCCATCGGCCTCGCGTTCACCGAGGGCGATGCCGGGGCACTCGTCAACGTCTCGGGCCTCGAAATCATCAACGGCACCGACAACGCGGACCTGGCAGCGAACTTCGTCCGGCACGTCCTCTCGGCGGAGGCACAGGAGTTCTTCGCCACCCGAACGTTCGCGTACCCGATGATTCCGGGCGTTGCACCGGTCGGCGACCTGCCGCGTATCGACGACCTGAACCCGCCGGACATCAACCTGACCGAGCTGGCTGACGTGGCCGGAACCGTTGACTTACTTCGGGACGCTGGCGTCCTCTAACATGGGCACAAAAGACCGCTACGAGCGGCTTCGGGAGCAAGCGACGACGTCGGAGAGAGACTCGTCTCCGCACACGCTGCTCGCAGTGGTCTCGCTCGCAATCTCGCTGCTGTTACTGGCACCGCTGATTTGGGTGTTTCTCCGAGCAGGTGAAATCGAGTTCGCGCGTGCGGTAGAACTACTCACGAGCGACACGACCGTCTCGGTGACGCTGAACACGCTGGCGCTGGTGACCGGAGTCACCGTCGCGTCGATTCTCATCGGCGTCCCGCTGGCGATTCTCACCGCCCAGACGGACCTGCCGTTCAAGCGGTTCTGGACGATCACGTCCGCGCTGCCGCTGGTCGTCCCGAGTTACATCGGGGCCTTCGCGTTCGTTTCAGCGTTTGGCCCTCGCGGCGTCCTCGCGGACCTGCTCTCGCCGCTCGGCATCGAGCAGATCCCGACGATATACGGCCTGCACGGCGCGATACTTGTGCTGACACTGTTTACGTACCCGTACGTGTTCCTGACCACGCGCGCGTCGCTGCTGTCGTTCGACGGGACCGTCGTCGAGGCCGCCCGGACGCTGAATCACACGCGCTGGGAGGCGTTCCGCCGCGTCACGTTGCCACAGATCGCGCCGGGCATCGCGGCCGGTGCGCTGCTGGTGGCGCTGTACACGCTTTCGGACTTCGGCACACCGGCGATTATGCAGTACGACGTGTTCACGCGGATGATCTACAACGAGTTCGGTGCCCGCCGGCTCGACTACGCCTCCGTCCTCTCGATGCTGTTGCTCGTGATGGCGCTTGGTATCCTCGCCGTCGAGTCCCGCCTCAACGCCGGGCGAGACGGGGCCTACGTCAGCAGCGGCTCGCGCCGGCCCGGTCTCATCAGGCTCGGCTACTGGAAGGGGCCGGCGCTGCTGTTTTGCGGCGCTATCGCGTCGCTGTGTCTGGTGCTTCCGGTCGGCATCCTGCTCCAGTGGCTCCTCCGGTCAGGTACGGGCTACAGCGGCGGCGGGTTCACCTTCGATGCGGCCTACGCCTGGAACTCGGTCGGCCTCGCCGCAGCCGCGGCCGCCATCTGTGTCGTGGCAGCGCTCCCGATAGCGTATCTCTCCGCGCGCGGTAGTTCGGGCTTCTCGTCGCTCCCCGAGCGGGCCACGTACGTCGGCTACGCCGTTCCCGGTGTCGTCCTCGGTCTGGCGCTCGTGTATCTCGGGCTCCGGTACGTCCCCTTCCTGTACCAGAGCGTCATCCTGCTGGTGTTTGCCTACGTGATTCGGTTCCTCCCGCAGGCCGTCGGGACGACCGAATCCTCGATTCTGCAGGTCGATCCGAGCTATATCGAGGCGGCGCGGTCCCTGGGCTACCACCCACTCTCGGCGTTTCGGAAAGTCGTCTTACCGCTCGTTGCCCCAGGTATCGCCGCCGGGGCCGCGCTAGTGTTCCTGACGACCATGAAGGAATTGCCGGCAACGCTGATGTTACGCCCGACGGGCTTCGAAACCTTCGTCACGTACATCTGGCTCGTCCAGGGTGCCGGCTACTACGGACAGGCAGCGGTCCCGGCTCTCGTGCTCGTCGGCCTTTCCGGACTCTCGATGCTGGTCATTCTTCGACGGGAGGACACAAGCTAATGTCTCGACAAACACGCACACAGCAAACATCGGACTTCGACGACGTGGACGCAGCGGTAGCAAACCCGAACCGGACCGTCCTGGAACTGGACGATGTGTCCAAAGATTACGGACACGAGGTCGCCGTCGAGAACCTCTCGCTCGATGTGAAAGACGGCGAACTGCTGACACTACTTGGGCCATCCGGTTGCGGGAAGACGACGACACTCCGGATGATCGCCGGGCTGGAACGCCCCTCTGACGGCCGGATATCGATTGCTGACGAAGTCATCGCCGATGGCTCCTCGTTCCGGAAGCCAGAGGAGCGCAACATCGGAATCGTCTTTCAGGACTACGCGCTGTTCCCGCATCTCACCGTCGCCGAGAACATCGCCTTCGGACTGACCGAGATGGACGAGCAGGCTGTCACCGAGCGGGTCGACGAACTGCTGGAACTTGTCGACCTCTCGTCCCATCACGACAAGATGCCGAGCCAGCTTTCCGGCGGCCAGCAACAGCGCGTCGCGCTCGCGCGCTCGCTGGCTCCGGAACCGGATGTTCTGCTGCTCGACGAACCGTTCTCGAACCTCGACGTGCGCCTGCGCGTCGAGATGCGCGAGGAGGTTCGCAAAATCCTGAAACGAGCCGGCGTTACCGCCATCTCAGTGACCCACGACCAGGAGGAGGCCCTCTCGATAAGCGACCGCGTCGCCATCATGAACGACGGGACCATCGCTCAGGTCGGTGACCCCGCTGAAGTGTTTGAAAACCCCGAGAGCCGCTTCGTTGCGAGCTTTCTGGGACAGGCGAGTTTCCTCTCGGCCCGGGTGACCAGCGATGTCATCGAGACCGGACTGGGCTCGTTCGACATCGAGTTGCTGAACGGGCCGGTCGAGGCCTACAACGGCGCGATGGTGGACGTGCTGGTCCGCCCCGACGACCTGCAGGCGATGCCGACAAACGAGTCCCAGGCCGACGGCTACGTCGTCCACCGCCAGTACAACGGGCCGTCGTTCGTCTACCGGGTCGAACTCCACAGTGGCGATGTCGTCCACTGTATGCACAACCACGTCGAGACCTTCGAACCGGGCCAGCCGGTCGAAGTTGATCTGGTCGCCGACCACGATCTGGCCTGGTATCCGACGGAATGACGCGACTGCGCCGGCCGGGGGTACAGGCGGGGCTGATAGCGTTGCTCGGCGGGCTCGCCGTCTTTACGCTCGCCCACGTCGTCTTTCCTCATCATACGACCAACCATGACGAAGGCGTCTACCTTCAGCAGGCCGCCATGCTGCTTGAGGGGCAACTGTTCATGTACCCGCCGGTCGAGGAGTCGTTCCGACCGTGGTTCTTTGTGGCCGACGGTGAGCGGTTGTATCCGAAATACGCCCCAGTCCCGGCGGCGATGTTTGCCGTCGGGAAACTGCTCGGCGGCTACCGCGTCGCACTCGGCCTGATTGGGACTGGCGTCCTAGCGCTGACCTACCACACCGTCCGCGAGGCGTTCGACGCCCGGACGGGGGTGGTTGCGACACTTCTCATGGTCGGATCGCCGCTGTTTCTCATCGAGGCCTCGGTGTTTCTCTCGTACGTGCCGGCGACGCTCTGGAATCTCGGGTTCGCCGCGGCGTATCTCCACGCCGACCGGACCGGAAGCCGAAAAACGGCGGCGGCTGCCGGGCTCTCCATCGGCGTCGGCTTCTTCGCACGGCCGTACACGGCGGTGCTGTTTGCGACGCCGTTCATCCTCCACGCGCTGTGGTCGCTCCGGACGCTCGACCCGGCGCGGTTCACGCGCCTGTCAGTGACTGCTGTCGGCGGGCTTACCGGTGTCGCTGCGACGCTTGCATACAACCACGTCGTCACCGGCTCAGCCCTACTGTTCCCGTACGAGGTGTTCGCCCCGCAGGACGGGCCGGGCTTTGGCCACCGGGAAATTCTGGGCTACTCGCGAGAGTTCACGCCGGCGATGTCACTGGACGCCAATGCCGAACTCCTCTGGAAGCTCCTCACCCAGTGGCTCGTCGCCGGGCCGCTGGGAACGGCGGCGGCAGCCGTCGGCCTCGGGGCCGTCGTGCGTCGTGGGATAGACGGCCGGCAGGCGGCGCTGGCAGGCGTCCTCCTGACGGTCCCGCTCGGCAACGGCTACTTCTGGGGCACCGTGAACATGCTCGGCGACCTCTCGGACCCGACGGACGGCCTAGTCGCTTTCCTTGGGCCGTTTTACCACGTCGATATGCTCGTCCCGCTGACGGCGTTCGGTGCCGTCGGTGTCGTTACCGTTGCCCGATGGACACGGCTGCTGGTCACCGACCGGGTCAGCGCGGATCGGGTCCGTCCAGTCCTGATCACTGTGGCGCTCTGTGGCGCAGCGCTTGGCGGCGGTGCGGCCATCACAACGGCGGCCGAGCCGGTCTCGGACAACTACGAAGTGACCCAGCAGCTAGAGCAGGCTTACACGCCCTTCGAGGAGCGAGACCTCGACAACAGTCTCGTCTTACTCCCGACACCGTACGGCGACTGGCTGAATCACCCCTTCCAGTCGGTTCGTAACGATCCCGGCTTCGATGGCGACACGGTCTACGCGATGCAACACCGCCAGTTCGAGGTCATCGACGCCTACCCCGACCGGACCTACTACCGCTACGCGTTCCGCGGCGAGTGGGTCCCGTTCCTGGGACTGCCCGTCGAGCCGCGGCTCCAGCCGGTGTCGGTCGCCGAGGGCGAGACGGTCCAGACGGACGTGTCGGCGTCGGTCCCGGAACAGGCCGCGCTGGTCTCGATTCGGCTCACCAGCGACGGTGAGAACGACTACGCGACCGTCACCGGGACCGACCGGCTGGACCTGCGGCTCTCGACGGCCCGGAACCGGACGCGGCTTACCGGCGATGGGATCGAGGATCAGGTCAGCGTGCCGACGCCGGACGACGGGACGGTGACGCTGATTATGTTCGTCGACTACGGTACTGGTGCGGGCTTCGAGTACCGGGCAGAACTCCCCGTCGACCGGACGGACGAGGGCGTGCGGACGCTGACGCCGCGGCTTGAAGTCTGTAAGGATCAGCGCCGCTGCGGCGGCGAGGCGGCGTACGTCCCGGGCACGCACCGCGACGGAATCAGCATGAACGCGACCACGACAGCGGAAACCACGTGATACGTACTGATGACTGACTACGAACTCACCAGACGCGACGCGCTGAAAGCCCTCGGTGCGGCGGGCGTCACCGTCGGCGGCGCGGCGGCGCTCACCTGGGACCGGTCCGAGGACGAACCCGCCGAGAGGAGCGAGGACGAGACCAACGACACCGAATCGGAGTTCGGCGACCACGAGCGCGAGACGTATCGTGCTGTCGCCGCTATTGTCTATCCGAGCGAGGTAGCGGGCGTCCGGGAATTCGTCGACAGCTACGTCACCGGCCGGGTCGAGGCAGACCCTGAGCGAGCGACAGAAATGACGACCGCTGTTGCGGACCTCGACGCGTACACCCGAGAATGGGAGGACACAGTCTTCACTGCGTTGGACACAGACACACAGGAAGAAACGCTGCGGGGAATGGGCGTCAAGGCTGCCGACCCGGACCCACATGGCGACCCGAGGCACCGCGTCCGCTACTACCTCGTCAACGACCTCCTGTTCGCGCTGTACAGTTCGCCGACCGGCGGCGAGCTTGTCGGGATCGAGAATCCGCAGGGCTACCCCGGCGGAACGAGTAGCTACCAGCAGCCACCGAACAACCGATAGGTCGGACCCGTCCCCGATTTCGTCGTGTTATCGGAACCGTTCTTCGAGCGCGACCCGGACGATAGACTTTGCGATGGCAGCCCCGCCGGAGAACGGGTCGAGTTTCGTCTCACCTTTCCGCTCGTCGTACTCGATAGGCCGTTCACGCACGTCGTAGCCGCGCATCAGCGGCCGCATGAGCAGTTCCGCCGAAAGCCCAGTGTTCTCGGTCCAGACGACCTTCTGGAGGACCTCGCGGCGGTAGGCGCGCATTCCGGTGGTCGTGTCGTGGACGCGCTTGCCCATGAGCACACTCGCGAGTAGGGCGAACAGCTCGTTCCCGAGTTTGTTCATCGCCGGCATCTGTTCGGCCCCGTAGTACAGCCGGTCGCCGCTGACGACATCGGCCCCGTCGTTTATTTCTGCAAGGAAATCGGGGAGACGTTCCATCGGGTACGTGTCGTCACAGTCCGTCGTGACGACGACCGGCCGGTCCGGCGTCAGCACGGCTTCGCGGACCGCCACGCCGTACCCTTGCGGTTCCTGTTCGATGACTGTCGCACCGTGTTCTCGTGCGATTTCCGGCGTCCGGTCGCTGGAGCCGTCGACGCAGACGACCTCGGCACGGCCGTCGGTCACTGTCGCGATATCGTCGAGAACAGTGCCGATTGCTTCTTCCTCGTTGTACGTCCCCATGACGACCGCGAGGTCGTCAAACGTGTAGCCGGCTGAATCTTCAGCCCGCGAGCCCTGAATAGCCATTGCTCATCCGTCAGAACCCACGGTTCTTGAATGTTTAGGTTTGCCAAAATCAGTGACCGTCGAGATACATTTCTACCGGGGTTGCATCTTCCCAGAGGTGCGTAAACAGGTCCCGTGCCCACGAAATAGCGCCGTCCGTCTCGGAGATTATCTTCGCCGACGGCCAGGCACCGTCGAGTTCTGGAAGCGTGATGATCATCCAGTTGTCGGCGACGGCGAGTGCATACGGGACGGGCGTGACACGAACGGTCGTTTCCTCGAACCGATTTATATCGAGCGAGACGGACTCCGTCTCGAGCATCTCGTCGATTACAGCACAACTGACCACTAGCCGCGATTCGTCGTTGTCCGGCATCGCCGACTCGTACTCGGGGTGGTAGACGGGCGAGACGACATCGCAGTGAGGGACGCTTTCGACGCGGGACACGACTTCCCGGACCGGTCGGTTGATGTCGGTTTGCGTGCCACGGATGACCGTGTAGTCATCAACTTCAGGCAGTCGACACCGGAACGGCTGTGGTAGCACTGACGTGTCGTGAGACTCCCAGTACTGAGAGTCGACGGCGAAGAGTTCCTCAAGCCGTTGCTGGCGGTGAATCGTATCCGCGACGAGGCGGCCGGTACCGGTAAGTCGCCACCTGTCATCCATCGAGGTAACCAGGCCACGGCCTTCGAGGTTCGAGAGCGCGTCGTAAATCGCTGATTCGCTCGCAGTAACTGCTGACAGCAGTTCGTTCGTGGCTTTGGCTCCGGGACACAGCGCGCCGATGATGTCCGTCCGGACAGACGACGTTCGGACGTACTGAATTAGCGATTCTACGCCCATACTGTCCCCATATTCAGTAGGTCACAGTTTTCCCACATATCAGTTTCCATTTGTAACGGAATCCTCTTCGAATAGGCCACTATTCTCTCGAGCGTGGGATATTATTCCAGCCAATGTGTCCATCTTTTTTATCGCTCACGACGCAGAGACTGTTGCTGTCCACGTAAGACCACGTCCCCGCTGAACGCAATGGAGCACGTTGGTCTTGTGGAGTTGCCACGTTCGGGCCGGGCGATGTCGTGCCTCTGACATATGTCGCCAGCCCGAAGGGTCATGCAATCACCGTGGGTTGCCCGCCCACGGTGCTCATTGTCTCCGCTGTCGGCTCGTCCAGCCAGGTAGTTGTTACAGACTGCTGTCTCTCGGCTCCGCATCAACCGTCCGCAGTCTGGCAGTCATCGCGAGAACCAGCCTCGGCCGATAGTATTGGATCAGTTCTCGGGCGGTTCGTCTGTCCCGATTCGAATCTCGTAGGCCTCGATATCTTCGAACGCAGCGACCTGCCCACCGACCTCGACCGGCCCATCGGCCGTTTCAACGACCAGCGTCGCGACCTCGCGGTTCGAACTGAACGACGCCTGGTCGACTTTGCCTTCAACGACCCGGTGGTCGCCTGTCTCGACGTCCCGGCCCTCGATAGTCGCGTAGAACTCCCCGTCCAGCGTCACCAGATCGGAGATACAGCGCCTGATCGTCCCGTAGCGGCGCGGGAACGGCAGCCCGTCTCCATCACTGGCGATTGTTTCAGCAGTCGTCCACAGCACCGTGTTGAGGAACCCGGAGACCAGGAACCCGAGTTCCGAGCGATTGAAGATGACGCCGTATCGGTCCGTGTCACCGCGGACGCTCTCACGGGTCGCGTACATCGAGTAGTTCCCATCGGCGACGGCGACGACCGGTGTCGTGATACCGCGGCGGGCCTTCACCGTGGTCGCGATGGACTCGTAATCAAACCGCGCCGGGTCGGGAGCGTCCACACCCGGTGAAATGAGAATTTCAATAGCGATGCCGGACTGCTTCCGGGCCGCGAGTCTGTCTTCGAACCGCTCCAACAAGGCCGGGGTCAGGGACAGAGTCAGTTCGTACTCGGCCGTCTCGATGATATCTTCGAGGTATCGGAGTATCGTCGGCCGAGATTTGACGAGTGAGACAGCTTCGGGCTCCCGTGCGGGTGCCGTATAGCGCGAGGACAGGTCATCAACAAGGTCATCGAGCGAGTCCTGTATCCCCTCGAAGGCTTCCCGCGGGTCGATAGCCAGGACTTTCATCGGCCGGGACTCCTTGAGTTCGACCAGTCCGACGTCGCTGAGGCTCCGGACCGTATCGTACACCCGCGGCTGTGGAATGTCCGTGTTCTCCGATATCTCCGACGCTGTCAGCTCACCGTGTTGTAACACGGCCAGGTAGGCTGAAATCTCGTACTCGCCGAGATTGAACCGCGCAATTACCTGTTCGAGCGATGCTTCCAAGTCGTCACTAGACATAGTGGGGCGTTTGCGAGTCGAGTACTAAGAACTTCGGCACTCTCTTCAGCAGACAGTTTCAGGACCAGGCGCGTGGCTATTCGCTATTGTTCGCTATCCCATCATAGCGACCCGCTACCCTGTAGACTTCGACTGTTCGAGTCGCCGCGGCGAAAAATGTGCGCTGTCGGTGTGGTTTAGTAGGCGTTGGAGATCTGGGAGACGACGTCCGCGGGCGCAGCACCGGAGTTCAGTGATGAGATAGCGGATTCGAGCGAGGACTTGACTGCCGGCGGGGCAGCCAGGCCGTGTGCCACCGACGGCGGCTGGGCATCGCTGTCCTGGAAGTCTGCTATCTGATCTTTGGAGAAGTCGTTGAACGGGTCGGTATTCACGTCAGTTCGCGGCGGAATTGAACCCTTCTTCGGGTTGAAGATCTCCTGTGCCTCCGCCGTGCCGACGAAGCGGCACCACAGCGTGGTCGCTTCCGGCGACGGGTTGTTGACCGGATACGGGAACGAGTCCATGTTGAGCGCGTAGTAGCCGTCGGTACCCGGGAACGTCACGTGGTCCCACTCCTCGCCGTACGCGAGGTCGTTCGTGATGTACGTTCCGGCCGCCCAGTCTCCCTGGTGGAGGAACGCCGCTTCGCCGTTGATGACCTGGTTGTTGGCCTCGGTCCAGGAGATCGAACCGGCGTCGCTCGGGATGTAATCGAGATAGGACTGTGTGGTCTCGACTGCCGACTCTAGAGCGTCGCTGTTGGCGTCGATCTCACCGTCGACGAAGATAGCGCTGTAGGTCTCGGCGTCCGTTTCGCCGAGGAGAACAGTCGCAAACATCTGGAAGCTGGACCACGGCGCGCCGGTCTGGTGTGCCATTCCGGTGTAGCCAGCATCGCTGACCGTCGCCAGCGCGTCGACGAGATCAGACGGCGTTTCGAGGGCTGTCGGGTCGACCCCGGCGTCCTCGACGACCTCGACGTTGTAGAAGAGGTTGTTGATCCGGTGGATGTTGAGCGGGACCGTCACATAGTTCCCTGCAGGCTGGGCCGCGTCCTTGACACCCTGGAGGTATGCGTCCTCCATGCTGTTCTCTGACCAGACGGAGTCGCCGATGTCCTTCAGCAGGTTTGCATCGGTGAAGGGGAGTAGATTGTTCCCGGGCCAGGACTGCCACGTACTTGGATGGTTGCCGTTCTGTACCCGTGTCCGGATATTCGCCTGCAGGTTGTCACCCGCACCGCCGGCGATGAGGTTCTCGTCGAACGGAACGTCCGGGTGTTGCTCCTTGAAGGCGTCCATAACGGACTGAATCGCTTCCAGTCCGTCGCCTTCGCCCCACCAGTGGGCGACCTCGAGTGTCCCATACTGTGGCCCGCTGTCGGTGCTGTCGTCACCGCTGCTGCCGTCGCTACTGGTACTGTCACCGCCGTCACCGCTGCTGCCGTCGCCACTGCTGCCATCACCACCGTCACTCCCACCGCAGCCAGCCAGTGAGGCCGCACCTGCTGCGCCAGCAATCCGA from Haloarcula rubripromontorii harbors:
- a CDS encoding extracellular solute-binding protein, yielding MTGRNSTQSRRRFLALSGTTATAAIAGCSGILGGGDGGDGGSDGGTGSGTGQLSLSDFRGSGPLVAQRDAPGGTSIEELPDLSGELTLYLGGGEGGLYLDLIELFEQLYPDFSANHRLEASSDLANTIIEENEAGASPADVFMSIDAGSLGAVANAGATASLPEEALSTVPDAYQDSEGRWVGIAGRARAIPYNTNQISESDIPSTVQEFPEAAALENSMGWAPSYGAFQSFVTAMRLIRGDDETRAWLQAMQDHGISTYADEFRVSNACADGELTAGFANHYYTLRVQSARESAPIGLAFTEGDAGALVNVSGLEIINGTDNADLAANFVRHVLSAEAQEFFATRTFAYPMIPGVAPVGDLPRIDDLNPPDINLTELADVAGTVDLLRDAGVL
- a CDS encoding alpha-1 4-glucan-protein synthase, with the translated sequence MTADICVMVPTIRNHECMRSYFQNARDHGFDLDRLFVVLITEDFCDTDAMEQMLDEEGVDGAVYDGTAREAWFETHGAGEYSHLIPEASHAQTSFGLLYMWANDYEYGVFIDDDTLPHEDADFFGTHMENLAYEGEIETVSSDEQWVNVLYQNEDEHGLYPRGYPYAAMDEAVETETTEVDDVVASQGLWTNVPDLDAVRILMDGDLQGQAQTRTTAADFGEDFVAAEGQYLTVCSMNLAFRREVIPAFYQLPMDDNEWDVGRFDDIWSGVFLKRACDVLGKQIYNGDPLCEHNKAPRSTFSDLTNEVHGLELNEHVWEIVDEAGADADSYAEVFDAIGTAMADGDFSDWENGAFLNYCGEFMLDWLECLDELDDAATEQVPATADD
- a CDS encoding ABC transporter permease, encoding MGTKDRYERLREQATTSERDSSPHTLLAVVSLAISLLLLAPLIWVFLRAGEIEFARAVELLTSDTTVSVTLNTLALVTGVTVASILIGVPLAILTAQTDLPFKRFWTITSALPLVVPSYIGAFAFVSAFGPRGVLADLLSPLGIEQIPTIYGLHGAILVLTLFTYPYVFLTTRASLLSFDGTVVEAARTLNHTRWEAFRRVTLPQIAPGIAAGALLVALYTLSDFGTPAIMQYDVFTRMIYNEFGARRLDYASVLSMLLLVMALGILAVESRLNAGRDGAYVSSGSRRPGLIRLGYWKGPALLFCGAIASLCLVLPVGILLQWLLRSGTGYSGGGFTFDAAYAWNSVGLAAAAAAICVVAALPIAYLSARGSSGFSSLPERATYVGYAVPGVVLGLALVYLGLRYVPFLYQSVILLVFAYVIRFLPQAVGTTESSILQVDPSYIEAARSLGYHPLSAFRKVVLPLVAPGIAAGAALVFLTTMKELPATLMLRPTGFETFVTYIWLVQGAGYYGQAAVPALVLVGLSGLSMLVILRREDTS
- a CDS encoding ABC transporter ATP-binding protein gives rise to the protein MSRQTRTQQTSDFDDVDAAVANPNRTVLELDDVSKDYGHEVAVENLSLDVKDGELLTLLGPSGCGKTTTLRMIAGLERPSDGRISIADEVIADGSSFRKPEERNIGIVFQDYALFPHLTVAENIAFGLTEMDEQAVTERVDELLELVDLSSHHDKMPSQLSGGQQQRVALARSLAPEPDVLLLDEPFSNLDVRLRVEMREEVRKILKRAGVTAISVTHDQEEALSISDRVAIMNDGTIAQVGDPAEVFENPESRFVASFLGQASFLSARVTSDVIETGLGSFDIELLNGPVEAYNGAMVDVLVRPDDLQAMPTNESQADGYVVHRQYNGPSFVYRVELHSGDVVHCMHNHVETFEPGQPVEVDLVADHDLAWYPTE
- a CDS encoding beta-ketoacyl-ACP reductase, which translates into the protein MNLDNQTCVVTGSSRGIGRGIAKDLGAHGANVVVNYRSSDAEARAVVEDIRDSGGTAIAAQADVAKLDEVRAMREKVADEFGSADVLVNNAGITIDKKFENMSRDDWETVIDVNLGGVFNGTKAFYDDIRDAEHGRLINISSVVGQQGNIGQANYATTKSGLFGFTRTLALELAHTGSTANCVAPGFVKTDMLEEVPERVQEKILREIPLDRFARVEDIAGIVRFVASEESSYMTGQVLGVNGGMEW